A genomic segment from Drosophila miranda strain MSH22 chromosome 3, D.miranda_PacBio2.1, whole genome shotgun sequence encodes:
- the LOC108160307 gene encoding breast cancer type 2 susceptibility protein homolog isoform X4, with protein MDLEHMLANPLASDCSPSVQSQRLRRRDKRRLDDDNAATDHQPPGNTCIAAELANIYQADRQHSLLALQIPTQNRSVVPSSEFISMHDLLLSQSDYGTPEEKQEAPVHITELILRDFCSSPTYEEEENIPICDSPPWFRFRKKTIKTYSRKPPTRKQQTVAAEEDEEDRLSCSSGLSVQEDHTAVAHVPATTALCGLDANSSQKICENLLNLSEYFSVSNAGLNPNNASTSASAQKAHSIDLPIKQETPIHRKNLDSDSSVECTSEEFENLEEDLLKHGYTYEASEVCDIKQPPGNETNTLFGESESIRRTSPTNDNSEMDAKACGDWSEGDSFLANYNSEKMSLSNDEPIKSDKSDVKPTKRLENPQQSTYFTLEDIPMSEWQTIMEVPDVSSIKTEASDNQSIKLEEMGKIEARFLEEIPDWKPKGIALRTASNKPSEVSEENAKKAAKLLSDIQAASDTQFLQEITLSQWPGMDVPEAISEVVGFRTASNKPIEISEEMKKRGAMLLADVEGGETDPPKHTREIRDKKCFSEDMGIAVGFRTASNKPIEVSEEMKKRGAKLLADVDVDTQFLQDITLSQWPGMDVPEAISEVVGFRTASNKPIEISEEMRKRGAMLLADVEGGKMDKEFFSEDMGIAVGFRTASNKPIEVSEENAKKAAKLLSDIQAASDTQFLQDITLSQWPGMDVPEAISEVVGFRTASNKPIEISEEMRKRGAMLLADVEGGKMDKEFFSEDMGIVVGFRTASNKPIEVSEENAKKAAKLLSDIQAASDTQFLQDITLSQWPGMDVPEAISEVVGFRTASNKPIEISEEMRKRGAMLLADVEGGKMDKEFFSEDMGIAVGFRTASNKPIEVSEENAKKAAKLLSDIQAASDTQFLQDITLSQWPGMDVPEAISEVVGFRTASNKPIEISEEMKKRGAMLLANVHATEQLNYPSDAQFRKEMDLTELDIPEIVSFRTATSKPIEVAQEMIMKPAELMTDIEAESTNEPSLKSPKTLASSEATEVMDALTGDVLPLNCEPECLPEMSDYLSGDDFKGFPSGKCQPMDLFGLHVFPRLSQTVEYSSEKAPANDARSGTPKQRRETSDGIPSSKRRRRNAEPQLSSSPQQKPQNGTQLSKTTSWHSALGSPINSQRIPASLSQLAERSPLDRTTKTSVIGRRNLLSLSKRRKRVSTVGECQAQDTVTPVKPRFAPMSASTSTPLSNRNINLVEEYRGGEDVSPICMPPQKAPRIGLSRSRY; from the exons ATGGACCTGGAACACATGCTAGCGAATCCTCTGGCAAGCGATTGCAGCCCCTCAGTGCAATCCCAGCGTCTACGTAGAAGAGATAAACGTAGGCTCGACGATGACAATGCTGCCACCGATCATCAGCCCCCAGGAAACACTTGTATAGCCGCAGAATTGGCTAATATCTACCAAGCAGATCGACAGCACAGCCTGCTTGCGCTTCAAATACCTACGCAAAACCGATCTGTTGTGCCAAGCAGCGAGTTCATATCCATGCACGATCTCCTGCTAAGTCAGTCTGATTACGGCACCCCGGAGGAGAAGCAAGAAGCCCCAGTGCACATAACCGAGCTGATATTACGAGACTTTTGCTCATCCCCCACATACGAAGAGGAGGAGAATATACCAATCTGCGACTCACCTCCGTGGTTTCGCTTTCGAAAGAAAACAATCAAAACCTACAGCCGCAAGCCACCAACTAGGAAACAGCAAACGGTTGCTGCCGAAGAAGACGAAGAGGATCGATTGAGCTGCTCCTCCGGGCTCTCGGTACAAGAGGATCACACAGCCGTAGCCCATGTGCCGGCGACGACGGCATTGTGTGGATTAGATGCCAATAGCTCACAAAAGATTTGTGAAAATCTTTTAAATTTAAGCGAATATTTTTCCGTAAGTAATGCCGGTCTGAACCCCAACAATGCCTCCACGTCTGCTAGCGCCCAAAAAGCCCATAGCATCGACTTACCCATCAAACAAGAGACTCCTATTCATCGCAAGAATTTGGACTCGGATTCATCTGTGGAGTGCACATCTGAAGAATTTGAAAATCTGGAGGAGGACCTTCTGAAGCACGGCTACACTTACGAAGCTTCTGAAGTCTGTGATATAAAACAACCCCCAG gaaacgaaacgaacacTCTTTTTGGCGAGAGTGAGAGTATTCGTAGGACATCCCCAACAAACGACAATTCGGAAATGG ATGCCAAAGCTTGTGGGGACTGGTCAGAAGGTGATTCGTTTTTGGCGAATTATAACTCCGAAAAGATGTCATTGAGTAATGATGAACCTATAAAATCGGATAAATCTGATGTAAAACCCACCAAACGGTTGGAAAACCCCCAACAAAGCACCTACTTTACATTGGAAGACATCCCAATGAGTGAGTGGCAAACCATAATGGAGGTTCCCGATGTATCAAGTATCAAAACGGAAGCGTCGGACAATCAAAGTATTAAATTAGAGGAAATGGGAAAAATTGAAGCAAGGTTCCTCGAGGAAATCCCGGATTGGAAGCCGAAAGGCATTGCGTTGCGTACTGCCTCAAACAAACCGAGTGAGGTGTCTGAGGAGAATGCAAAGAAAGCAGCCAAGCTGCTGTCTGATATCCAGGCCGCAAGTGATACTCAGTTCCTTCAAGAAATTACTTTAAGCCAATGGCCAGGCATGGATGTCCCAGAAGCCATCTCAGAGGTTGTCGGCTTCCGAACAGCGTCAAACAAACCAATTGAGATTTCTGAGGAGATGAAAAAGAGAGGAGCCATGCTGCTGGCTGACGTCGAAGGTGGAGAAACGGATCCACCAAAACATACACGTGAAATCCGAGATAAGAAATGCTTCTCTGAGGATATGGGAATAGCTGTTGGATTCCGAACAGCTTCAAACAAACCGATTGAGGTGTCTGAGGAGATGAAAAAGAGAGGAGCCAAGCTGCTGGCTGATGTCGACGTTGATACTCAGTTCCTTCAAGACATTACTTTAAGCCAATGGCCAGGCATGGATGTCCCAGAAGCCATCTCAGAGGTTGTCGGCTTCCGAACAGCGTCAAACAAACCAATTGAGATTTCTGAGGAGATGAGAAAGAGAGGAGCCATGCTGCTGGCTGATGTCGAAGGCGGAAAAATGGATAAGGAATTCTTCTCCGAGGATATGGGAATAGCTGTTGGATTCCGAACAGCTTCAAACAAACCAATTGAAGTGTCTGAGGAGAATGCAAAGAAAGCAGCCAAGCTGCTGTCTGATATCCAGGCTGCAAGTGATACTCAG TTCCTTCAAGACATTACTTTAAGCCAATGGCCAGGCATGGATGTCCCAGAAGCCATCTCAGAGGTTGTCGGCTTCCGAACAGCGTCAAACAAACCAATTGAGATTTCTGAGGAGATGAGAAAGAGGGGAGCCATGCTGCTGGCTGATGTCGAAGGCGGAAAAATGGATAAGGAATTCTTCTCCGAGGATATGGGAATAGTTGTTGGATTCCGAACAGCTTCAAACAAACCAATTGAAGTGTCTGAGGAGAATGCAAAGAAAGCAGCCAAGCTGCTGTCTGATATCCAGGCTGCAAGTGATACTCAGTTCCTTCAAGACATTACTTTAAGCCAATGGCCAGGCATGGATGTCCCAGAAGCCATCTCAGAGGTTGTCGGCTTCCGAACAGCGTCAAACAAACCAATTGAGATTTCTGAGGAGATGAGAAAGAGAGGAGCCATGCTGCTGGCTGATGTCGAAGGCGGAAAAATGGATAAGGAATTCTTCTCCGAGGATATGGGAATAGCTGTTGGATTCCGAACAGCTTCAAACAAACCAATTGAAGTGTCCGAGGAGAATGCAAAGAAAGCAGCCAAGCTGCTGTCTGATATCCAGGCTGCAAGTGATACTCAGTTCCTTCAAGACATTACTTTAAGCCAATGGCCAGGCATGGATGTCCCAGAAGCCATCTCAGAGGTTGTCGGCTTCCGAACAGCGTCAAACAAACCAATTGAGATTTCTGAGGAGATGAAAAAGAGAGGAGCCATGCTGCTGGCTAACGTCCATGCGACAGAACAGCTAAATTATCCGAGTGACGCACAGTTCCGGAAAGAAATGGACCTGACTGAATTGGATATTCCAGAGATAGTTAGCTTCAGAACAGCCACGAGTAAACCGATCGAAGTTGCGCAGGAGATGATAATGAAACCTGCCGAATTGATGACCGATATCGAAGCTGAATCAACAAATGAGCCAAGTCTGAAGAGTCCTAAGACATTAGCCTCAAGCGAAGCCACGGAGGTAATGGATGCATTAACTGGAGATGTACTTCCATTAAATTGTGAGCCTGAATGCCTGCCGGAGATGTCAGATTATCTTTCCGGTGATGATTTCAAGGGTTTCCCATCGGGCAAATGCCAGCCAATGGACTTATTTGGTCTCCATGTATTTCCCAGACTATCACAGACAGTAGAGTATTCATCTGAGAAGGCTCCCGCAAATGATGCCAGATCTGGGACACCTAAGCAACGACGCGAGACTTCCGACGGAATCCCCTCGAGCAAGCGTCGACGTCGAAACGCAGAGCCCCAACTTTCATCCTCCCCACAGCAAAAACCGCAGAACGGTACACAGCTCTCCAAAACAACGTCGTGGCACAGTGCATTGGGATCCCCAATCAACTCGCAGAGAATCCCCGCCTCTTTGTCGCAACTGGCAGAGCGTTCGCCCCTCGACCGCACCACAAAGACGTCCGTGATTGGACGCCGGAATCTGTTGTCGCTTAGCAAGCGACGCAAGCGGGTCAGCACCGTTGGTGAATGCCAGGCCCAGGACACTGTCACTCCGGTTAAGCCCCGCTTTGCCCCGATGTCTGCTTCGACCAGCACGCCGCTGTCTAACAGGAATATAAACCTGGTTGAGGAATACCGCGGTGGAGAGGACGTCTCTCCCATTTGCATGCCCCCTCAGAAAGCTCCCCGCATTGGCTTGAGTCGCAGTCGATATTAg
- the LOC108160307 gene encoding breast cancer type 2 susceptibility protein homolog isoform X2, protein MDLEHMLANPLASDCSPSVQSQRLRRRDKRRLDDDNAATDHQPPGNTCIAAELANIYQADRQHSLLALQIPTQNRSVVPSSEFISMHDLLLSQSDYGTPEEKQEAPVHITELILRDFCSSPTYEEEENIPICDSPPWFRFRKKTIKTYSRKPPTRKQQTVAAEEDEEDRLSCSSGLSVQEDHTAVAHVPATTALCGLDANSSQKICENLLNLSEYFSVSNAGLNPNNASTSASAQKAHSIDLPIKQETPIHRKNLDSDSSVECTSEEFENLEEDLLKHGYTYEASEVCDIKQPPGNETNTLFGESESIRRTSPTNDNSEMDAKACGDWSEGDSFLANYNSEKMSLSNDEPIKSDKSDVKPTKRLENPQQSTYFTLEDIPMSEWQTIMEVPDVSSIKTEASDNQSIKLEEMGKIEARFLEEIPDWKPKGIALRTASNKPSEVSEENAKKAAKLLSDIQAASDTQFLQEITLSQWPGMDVPEAISEVVGFRTASNKPIEISEEMKKRGAMLLADVEGGETDPPKHTREIRDKKCFSEDMGIAVGFRTASNKPIEVSEEMKKRGAKLLADVDVDTQFLQDITLSQWPGMDVPEAISEVVGFRTASNKPIEISEEMRKRGAMLLADVEGGKMDKEFFSEDMGIAVGFRTASNKPIEVSEENAKKAAKLLSDIQAASDTQFLQEITLSQWPGMDVPEAISEVVGFRTASNKPIEISEEMKKRGAMLLADVEGGETDPPKHTREIRDKKCFSEDMGIAVGFRTASNKPIEVSEEMKKRGAKLLADVDVDTQFLQDITLSQWPGMDVPEAISEVVGFRTASNKPIEISEEMRKRGAMLLADVEGGKMDKEFFSEDMGIAVGFRTASNKPIEVSEENAKKAAKLLSDIQAASDTQFLQDITLSQWPGMDVPEAISEVVGFRTASNKPIEISEEMKKRGAMLLANVHATEQLNYPSDAQFRKEMDLTELDIPEIVSFRTATSKPIEVAQEMIMKPAELMTDIEAESTNEPSLKSPKTLASSEATEVMDALTGDVLPLNCEPECLPEMSDYLSGDDFKGFPSGKCQPMDLFGLHVFPRLSQTVEYSSEKAPANDARSGTPKQRRETSDGIPSSKRRRRNAEPQLSSSPQQKPQNGTQLSKTTSWHSALGSPINSQRIPASLSQLAERSPLDRTTKTSVIGRRNLLSLSKRRKRVSTVGECQAQDTVTPVKPRFAPMSASTSTPLSNRNINLVEEYRGGEDVSPICMPPQKAPRIGLSRSRY, encoded by the exons ATGGACCTGGAACACATGCTAGCGAATCCTCTGGCAAGCGATTGCAGCCCCTCAGTGCAATCCCAGCGTCTACGTAGAAGAGATAAACGTAGGCTCGACGATGACAATGCTGCCACCGATCATCAGCCCCCAGGAAACACTTGTATAGCCGCAGAATTGGCTAATATCTACCAAGCAGATCGACAGCACAGCCTGCTTGCGCTTCAAATACCTACGCAAAACCGATCTGTTGTGCCAAGCAGCGAGTTCATATCCATGCACGATCTCCTGCTAAGTCAGTCTGATTACGGCACCCCGGAGGAGAAGCAAGAAGCCCCAGTGCACATAACCGAGCTGATATTACGAGACTTTTGCTCATCCCCCACATACGAAGAGGAGGAGAATATACCAATCTGCGACTCACCTCCGTGGTTTCGCTTTCGAAAGAAAACAATCAAAACCTACAGCCGCAAGCCACCAACTAGGAAACAGCAAACGGTTGCTGCCGAAGAAGACGAAGAGGATCGATTGAGCTGCTCCTCCGGGCTCTCGGTACAAGAGGATCACACAGCCGTAGCCCATGTGCCGGCGACGACGGCATTGTGTGGATTAGATGCCAATAGCTCACAAAAGATTTGTGAAAATCTTTTAAATTTAAGCGAATATTTTTCCGTAAGTAATGCCGGTCTGAACCCCAACAATGCCTCCACGTCTGCTAGCGCCCAAAAAGCCCATAGCATCGACTTACCCATCAAACAAGAGACTCCTATTCATCGCAAGAATTTGGACTCGGATTCATCTGTGGAGTGCACATCTGAAGAATTTGAAAATCTGGAGGAGGACCTTCTGAAGCACGGCTACACTTACGAAGCTTCTGAAGTCTGTGATATAAAACAACCCCCAG gaaacgaaacgaacacTCTTTTTGGCGAGAGTGAGAGTATTCGTAGGACATCCCCAACAAACGACAATTCGGAAATGG ATGCCAAAGCTTGTGGGGACTGGTCAGAAGGTGATTCGTTTTTGGCGAATTATAACTCCGAAAAGATGTCATTGAGTAATGATGAACCTATAAAATCGGATAAATCTGATGTAAAACCCACCAAACGGTTGGAAAACCCCCAACAAAGCACCTACTTTACATTGGAAGACATCCCAATGAGTGAGTGGCAAACCATAATGGAGGTTCCCGATGTATCAAGTATCAAAACGGAAGCGTCGGACAATCAAAGTATTAAATTAGAGGAAATGGGAAAAATTGAAGCAAGGTTCCTCGAGGAAATCCCGGATTGGAAGCCGAAAGGCATTGCGTTGCGTACTGCCTCAAACAAACCGAGTGAGGTGTCTGAGGAGAATGCAAAGAAAGCAGCCAAGCTGCTGTCTGATATCCAGGCCGCAAGTGATACTCAGTTCCTTCAAGAAATTACTTTAAGCCAATGGCCAGGCATGGATGTCCCAGAAGCCATCTCAGAGGTTGTCGGCTTCCGAACAGCGTCAAACAAACCAATTGAGATTTCTGAGGAGATGAAAAAGAGAGGAGCCATGCTGCTGGCTGACGTCGAAGGTGGAGAAACGGATCCACCAAAACATACACGTGAAATCCGAGATAAGAAATGCTTCTCTGAGGATATGGGAATAGCTGTTGGATTCCGAACAGCTTCAAACAAACCGATTGAGGTGTCTGAGGAGATGAAAAAGAGAGGAGCCAAGCTGCTGGCTGATGTCGACGTTGATACTCAGTTCCTTCAAGACATTACTTTAAGCCAATGGCCAGGCATGGATGTCCCAGAAGCCATCTCAGAGGTTGTCGGCTTCCGAACAGCGTCAAACAAACCAATTGAGATTTCTGAGGAGATGAGAAAGAGAGGAGCCATGCTGCTGGCTGATGTCGAAGGCGGAAAAATGGATAAGGAATTCTTCTCCGAGGATATGGGAATAGCTGTTGGATTCCGAACAGCTTCAAACAAACCAATTGAAGTGTCTGAGGAGAATGCAAAGAAAGCAGCCAAGCTGCTGTCTGATATCCAGGCTGCAAGTGATACTCAGTTCCTTCAAGAAATTACTTTAAGCCAATGGCCAGGCATGGATGTCCCAGAAGCCATCTCAGAGGTTGTCGGCTTCCGAACAGCGTCAAACAAACCAATTGAGATTTCTGAGGAGATGAAAAAGAGAGGAGCCATGCTGCTGGCTGACGTCGAAGGTGGAGAAACGGATCCACCAAAACATACACGTGAAATCCGAGATAAGAAATGCTTCTCTGAGGATATGGGAATAGCTGTTGGATTCCGAACAGCTTCAAACAAACCGATTGAGGTGTCTGAGGAGATGAAAAAGAGAGGAGCCAAGCTGCTGGCTGATGTCGACGTTGATACTCAG TTCCTTCAAGACATTACTTTAAGCCAATGGCCAGGCATGGATGTCCCAGAAGCCATCTCAGAGGTTGTCGGCTTCCGAACAGCGTCAAACAAACCAATTGAGATTTCTGAGGAGATGAGAAAGAGAGGAGCCATGCTGCTGGCTGATGTCGAAGGCGGAAAAATGGATAAGGAATTCTTCTCCGAGGATATGGGAATAGCTGTTGGATTCCGAACAGCTTCAAACAAACCAATTGAAGTGTCCGAGGAGAATGCAAAGAAAGCAGCCAAGCTGCTGTCTGATATCCAGGCTGCAAGTGATACTCAGTTCCTTCAAGACATTACTTTAAGCCAATGGCCAGGCATGGATGTCCCAGAAGCCATCTCAGAGGTTGTCGGCTTCCGAACAGCGTCAAACAAACCAATTGAGATTTCTGAGGAGATGAAAAAGAGAGGAGCCATGCTGCTGGCTAACGTCCATGCGACAGAACAGCTAAATTATCCGAGTGACGCACAGTTCCGGAAAGAAATGGACCTGACTGAATTGGATATTCCAGAGATAGTTAGCTTCAGAACAGCCACGAGTAAACCGATCGAAGTTGCGCAGGAGATGATAATGAAACCTGCCGAATTGATGACCGATATCGAAGCTGAATCAACAAATGAGCCAAGTCTGAAGAGTCCTAAGACATTAGCCTCAAGCGAAGCCACGGAGGTAATGGATGCATTAACTGGAGATGTACTTCCATTAAATTGTGAGCCTGAATGCCTGCCGGAGATGTCAGATTATCTTTCCGGTGATGATTTCAAGGGTTTCCCATCGGGCAAATGCCAGCCAATGGACTTATTTGGTCTCCATGTATTTCCCAGACTATCACAGACAGTAGAGTATTCATCTGAGAAGGCTCCCGCAAATGATGCCAGATCTGGGACACCTAAGCAACGACGCGAGACTTCCGACGGAATCCCCTCGAGCAAGCGTCGACGTCGAAACGCAGAGCCCCAACTTTCATCCTCCCCACAGCAAAAACCGCAGAACGGTACACAGCTCTCCAAAACAACGTCGTGGCACAGTGCATTGGGATCCCCAATCAACTCGCAGAGAATCCCCGCCTCTTTGTCGCAACTGGCAGAGCGTTCGCCCCTCGACCGCACCACAAAGACGTCCGTGATTGGACGCCGGAATCTGTTGTCGCTTAGCAAGCGACGCAAGCGGGTCAGCACCGTTGGTGAATGCCAGGCCCAGGACACTGTCACTCCGGTTAAGCCCCGCTTTGCCCCGATGTCTGCTTCGACCAGCACGCCGCTGTCTAACAGGAATATAAACCTGGTTGAGGAATACCGCGGTGGAGAGGACGTCTCTCCCATTTGCATGCCCCCTCAGAAAGCTCCCCGCATTGGCTTGAGTCGCAGTCGATATTAg